A DNA window from Agrobacterium vaccinii contains the following coding sequences:
- a CDS encoding 3-hydroxyacyl-CoA dehydrogenase NAD-binding domain-containing protein: MSDVGRDRETIAVIGGGLIGTSWSALFLAYGYDVALFEPAASGRDHVAVRIDAAMAQIAEVAQTLPAPGQLRLTENLGDTVSDAIWVQENAPENVPLKRELYFAIETEAPAGITIASSTSSLVWSELSAEMADPSRLITAHPFNPPHLMPLVELYGSDRKRVDAAACFYRTLDRHPVKMKREAVGHIANRLSSALWREAVNMVAEDIAEVEDIDAALVYGPGLRWSVVGSHMAYHLGGGAGGIADYLSHLGPSQERRWQDLGSPRLDEATREKLVDGITAETRGRDVLELEAMRDDGLIAVQRALKGRRF; encoded by the coding sequence ATGAGTGACGTGGGGCGCGATCGCGAAACGATAGCCGTGATCGGCGGCGGACTGATCGGGACGAGTTGGTCTGCGCTCTTCCTGGCCTATGGATATGATGTGGCGCTGTTTGAGCCCGCTGCTTCGGGTCGTGATCATGTCGCCGTCCGTATCGATGCGGCAATGGCGCAGATTGCAGAAGTGGCTCAAACCCTGCCTGCACCGGGCCAACTTCGTTTGACGGAAAACCTGGGGGACACTGTATCTGACGCAATCTGGGTTCAGGAAAATGCGCCAGAGAACGTGCCGCTGAAGCGTGAACTCTATTTTGCGATTGAAACAGAGGCTCCGGCGGGGATTACCATTGCCTCCAGCACCTCATCGCTGGTCTGGTCGGAGTTGAGTGCAGAGATGGCCGATCCTTCACGGCTCATCACTGCGCATCCCTTCAACCCACCGCATCTGATGCCATTGGTCGAGCTTTATGGCAGTGATCGTAAACGCGTTGACGCTGCGGCTTGCTTCTACCGCACGCTCGATCGTCATCCGGTCAAAATGAAGCGGGAAGCCGTGGGCCACATTGCCAATCGTCTGTCTTCCGCGCTCTGGCGGGAGGCTGTCAATATGGTGGCGGAAGACATTGCAGAGGTCGAGGATATCGATGCCGCGCTTGTCTATGGTCCCGGCCTTCGCTGGTCTGTGGTGGGTTCGCATATGGCTTATCACCTCGGCGGTGGTGCGGGCGGCATCGCGGACTATCTCTCGCATCTCGGGCCCAGCCAGGAACGCCGTTGGCAGGACCTCGGCTCGCCACGCCTCGACGAAGCAACGCGTGAAAAACTCGTTGACGGTATCACCGCCGAAACGCGCGGGAGAGACGTGTTGGAACTGGAGGCAATGCGCGATGACGGGCTGATTGCCGTACAGCGCGCCCTGAAAGGCCGCCGCTTCTAG
- a CDS encoding GntR family transcriptional regulator, producing the protein MAERHSPTPLYHRIYAVMRERIVKGYYPIDVAVPSEAELSESFSVSRITIRKAMEMLTAEGLVTRTRGRGTYVTDRTKDNKLNRVVVSNINSLFSYLNVVGKSTRLKVVSLDLGEAPPRICEQMGVSPTTELVRAVRVRSLDRRPYSLSTAYLLPEIGNTLERQDLATTNMIDLVQKTGAVVEQVEQTLTATLADDYAAKHLEIPIGAPLMLVNRLFFNAEMKPFYAAEIFYRADRYEYRVSLKREDGKDFSLGN; encoded by the coding sequence ATGGCCGAACGACATTCCCCGACCCCGCTCTACCACCGAATTTACGCGGTCATGCGCGAACGTATCGTCAAGGGCTATTACCCAATTGACGTCGCCGTGCCGAGCGAAGCCGAACTTTCTGAAAGCTTTTCCGTCAGCCGCATTACCATCCGCAAAGCTATGGAGATGTTGACGGCCGAGGGGCTGGTGACGCGGACGCGCGGACGCGGAACCTATGTTACCGACCGCACTAAGGACAACAAGCTCAACCGCGTTGTCGTTTCCAACATCAACAGCCTGTTCAGCTACCTCAATGTCGTGGGAAAAAGCACGCGACTGAAGGTTGTCAGTCTCGATCTCGGGGAAGCACCGCCGCGCATCTGCGAGCAGATGGGCGTGTCACCGACCACCGAACTGGTGCGGGCCGTGCGTGTCCGCTCTCTCGACCGCCGTCCCTACTCGCTCTCCACCGCCTATCTCCTGCCTGAGATCGGGAACACACTGGAGCGGCAGGATCTGGCAACGACCAACATGATCGATCTCGTCCAAAAAACCGGTGCCGTCGTGGAACAGGTCGAACAGACGCTGACCGCGACACTGGCGGACGACTACGCCGCAAAGCACCTCGAAATACCCATCGGCGCGCCGCTGATGCTGGTGAACCGGCTGTTCTTCAATGCAGAGATGAAGCCGTTCTACGCGGCGGAAATATTCTACCGCGCCGACCGCTATGAATATCGCGTCTCGCTCAAGCGAGAGGACGGCAAAGACTTCTCACTCGGCAATTGA
- a CDS encoding MmgE/PrpD family protein, which yields MMQSAARHLAVAAASSHFAEAVPAVREAYRNFILDTIAVMAAGAAHPSIRDARHALAETGGGSSCLGFAEPCTAGTAGLINGMAMTVLQLQDGHRRARGHPMSHVLPAALAVAEETQASAVAFLNAVMAGYEVCARVGSALGGMQPLLHDTGTFGCIGAAVAAAYLFGQDMDEQARASLIEAAIGNAAAVALFPFRDTCMEGAGAHHLFVGLGVQNGIVAARSAKAGLLPSVATLERFFGPRAGEAFSPSVMVEGIGEDGRWSHSEITSAYLKWHPVCAHLGPMLDCIELLRERVDAFDPARLVEVRIDVYSTALQYDSPSPKSDLAARFSFRHAAALALCFGPLRHDGFGKQRLEHADVLQMVEKITLCADERFDALYPANRPTRVTLFLSDGNVESVEVMVPKGDGERALTRADVDLKAKRLIDSAWGEGHSNLLVTLIDRIEGSALADFVVELGQLLRRPLAT from the coding sequence ATGATGCAAAGCGCCGCCAGACACCTTGCGGTAGCCGCCGCCTCAAGTCATTTCGCCGAGGCTGTTCCGGCTGTACGCGAGGCCTACCGCAATTTCATTCTCGACACGATTGCGGTGATGGCGGCGGGAGCGGCGCATCCATCGATCCGGGACGCCCGGCATGCTCTTGCCGAAACCGGTGGCGGCTCCTCGTGTCTGGGATTCGCTGAGCCTTGCACGGCAGGAACCGCCGGTCTCATCAACGGCATGGCTATGACGGTGTTGCAATTGCAGGATGGCCATCGTCGCGCACGCGGCCATCCCATGAGCCACGTGCTTCCCGCCGCACTGGCCGTTGCCGAGGAGACGCAGGCGTCGGCAGTTGCATTTCTCAACGCCGTCATGGCGGGATATGAGGTTTGCGCGCGGGTTGGTTCGGCCTTGGGCGGAATGCAGCCGCTGCTTCACGATACCGGAACATTCGGCTGTATCGGCGCGGCAGTGGCAGCGGCCTATCTTTTCGGACAGGATATGGATGAGCAGGCTCGCGCCTCGTTGATCGAGGCTGCCATAGGCAATGCCGCAGCCGTCGCGCTCTTTCCTTTCCGCGACACTTGCATGGAAGGCGCAGGCGCTCACCATTTGTTCGTTGGGCTCGGAGTCCAAAATGGTATCGTCGCTGCTCGCAGCGCCAAGGCAGGCCTATTGCCCTCTGTTGCCACGCTCGAACGGTTCTTCGGTCCGCGTGCAGGCGAAGCCTTTTCTCCCTCTGTCATGGTCGAAGGCATTGGCGAAGATGGTCGCTGGTCGCACTCTGAAATAACCAGTGCCTATCTGAAATGGCATCCTGTCTGCGCGCATCTCGGCCCGATGCTGGATTGCATCGAGCTTCTTCGTGAGCGTGTGGATGCCTTTGATCCCGCACGCTTGGTGGAGGTTCGAATCGATGTCTATTCGACCGCGTTGCAATACGACTCTCCATCGCCAAAAAGCGATCTGGCTGCACGCTTCAGTTTTCGCCATGCCGCCGCGCTGGCTCTATGCTTCGGCCCGTTGCGTCACGATGGTTTCGGCAAGCAGCGACTGGAGCATGCCGATGTGCTGCAAATGGTCGAAAAAATTACCCTCTGCGCGGACGAGCGATTTGATGCACTTTATCCGGCCAACCGACCGACGCGTGTGACCCTGTTCCTTTCGGACGGGAATGTCGAAAGTGTAGAGGTGATGGTGCCAAAGGGCGATGGCGAACGCGCACTAACACGTGCCGATGTTGATCTGAAAGCAAAACGCTTGATCGATTCTGCGTGGGGAGAGGGGCACAGCAATCTCTTGGTTACTTTGATAGACCGTATTGAAGGCAGTGCCCTAGCCGATTTCGTGGTTGAGTTGGGCCAATTGCTCAGGCGCCCTCTTGCGACGTGA